The sequence below is a genomic window from Lolium perenne isolate Kyuss_39 chromosome 4, Kyuss_2.0, whole genome shotgun sequence.
CCGTTGCGTGTTGAGTTAAGAAGCTTCAAAACACCGTTGAACCAGGTGGTCTGGTTGCTGAGAGAAATCGGCACGAACGATGTTATCCCTTTGGACTTCAGAAAAGCCATGTCAAGCGCCGTGGCACCGCCCACTGCGAAATTCACGCCCTGCAGGAAGTCGTTTGCAGTCTTGCCGGCGAGGTACGGCGTTGGCTGCGGCAACTCCAAGGACTCCACTGTATCCAAAGCAAGGACAAACAAATGCGAGCTCAGGAATGCATGTCAACGCATATCTATCACTAATAATCGCTATTTGTACCGATGAAGTCGATGACGAGGCGGCCGTCAGAGGCTCGGTTGCTGGTGCTTTTCAAGCGGGTTTGGCCGGAACGCGCGGTGGCCGGGAGGATGGCCGCGTTCCGGGTATCGGTGAGCGAGCGTCGTCGGAAGCCGTCTACAGACCTGCTGGCGAGGTACGGCAACTTGAGCAACTCCACTGTATCCACAAGGACACAATGTGAGGTTAATTATGTAATGAGGTCAGCGCAGATCAATCTTGGAAGCAGAATTAGCTATTGCTTGCGGACTGGTTTATATATACCAATGGAGTCGACGACGACGTTGGAGGCCCTGCCGCCGGCGCCGGGGCGTTTAAAGTGGGTTTGCCCGTAAGGAGCGTTGGTGAAGGGCCCTCCGGCGGTGGCCGGGAGGATCGCTGAATTCCCGGTGTCGGTGAGTGAGTCGCCGAAGCTGAAGACCCGGTCAAACCACGCCTGGCCGCCGCCAGAATCGGCCTCTCCGGTGACGGCGACGAGGAGAACGGCCGCTAGGGCTAGGAGGAGACGAGAAAATAGTGCCATTGCGATTTGCGAGTATCATGAGCTCACAATCATCACTATTTATAATGCTGCTTCCTTTTTCCAACCCCAAAAAAGTCTGAGAACATCTCCAATAGGATGACGCAAATGGATGTTGCCATTTGTGTTTGGACGGACGAAAAATGCAAGTCGGGCTgttcgcggagacgcaaacctggctcaAATATGCGTCTGGACGCGCCGACTATTCGGCCGAGTCTAGCGGACGTTTCGTCAGGACCGCCTGACAGCAACTCAggctcgatgcgtcttctcaggcgcGCTAGTACCGGTGCCGAGGCGTCGCTTCGACAGTCTGCGACACGTTAATGGCGATGTCTAGCGTGCCGAGCAGCCGCCGCGCACCTCTGCGCACGAAGTAGTAGCGATGCCACGCGTGCTGCACCCATCGCCTGCCTCGGGCATATATAACattagtagaaaaaggggcttccaTCCAGGCCTTTAGTACaggtttccttacgaaccggcACTAAATGGTGCATTAATACCGGTTCCACTGCccaggcctttagtaccggttccaaaggacctttagtaccggttcgtgacacgaacaggTAATACAGGGTcctttttttgctttgtaaaatacaaatgaaaatgatagaaaattcaaaaaaataaatgttttcagattcttatatgttatgcaacctactattcggtaaaattaagaaattcgaattttgactttttttgcaaaaaaagtttgaaaaatggtaaaaccgcattaacttttgcatacgacgtcggaaaaaaatgtataatatatcaaaatgttcgtgggaaaaagttacatccgaattcacccgggtttacccggttagccaatttttagattctcaaaattccaaatgaaaatatgaaagcaggaacattttagttttttccagaaatttagaattttatatattttaaaattttaaaatttttttaaaattaaaattaataattataagattttttgaaTCCCAGAATATTACTATTACATTTAGAAAATTATAATATTTTCAaaatttaggttttaggtttggaaaAAAATATTAAATaactaaaaataatacaaattaaaaattaattttatttatttagacaacattattattacatcattacttttgtttattaaaaaaattatttagaatttaaacaataaagaagtgtgacatcgattaacatgttaataggattgatatgatactacaatcaacaacatgcgcgcgaagcacttggaagtgggaCGGAAAGGAACtcgaaagttaagcgtgctagtgttggAGTAGTGTGATGATGggtgactgatgacccacaagtataggggtgtatcgtagtatcttcgataagtaagaatgtcgatcccaacgaggagcagaaggtgttgacaagcagtttcgatgaaggattcactgtaatgctcacatacaagtattcagggggttttgatgttgcagatgaataaagtacgagtaagtaaagtgcgagagtaacaattgcagcgagtggcccaatcccttttagcacaaaggacaagccggtttgtttacttataatgaccaaacgttctcgaggacacacgggattttagtctagtcctttcgctacatacggctaatcaatcttcattgttttgataagtgttgtgtgggtgaacctgtgctaatgtaccgcccttcctatgactaatacatacttgtgattataccccttgcaagcatccgctgataacccacaagtataggggatcgcgatagtcttcgagggtagtataacccaaatttattgattcgacacaaggggaggtaaagaatacttataagccttaacaactgagttgtcaattcagctgcacctggaaaagcactagcaacaggggtgatgtgaaagtaaagATAATATGAGAGCGTAGTAATGATAACAAAGCaaaagtaatagcaatatgagagcaatggcaccggaaaatagttgatactacttccaatgacatgtagaacaagtatataatgatgagagatggaccggggttcccagcgatctacactagtggtaactctccaataacaggtgacaagtgttgggtgaacaaattacagttgggcaattgataggaatcaaagcattaagatagaacatcaagattattaatcatgtaggcatgttttccaattatagtcgtacgtgctcgcaatgagaaacttgcacaacatcttttgtcctaccagccggtggcagccgggcctcaagggaaactactggatattaaggtactccttttaatagagtaccggagcaaagcattaacactccgtgaaaacatgtgtccctcacatcaccgccatcccctccggttgtcccgattcttgtcacttcggggccattggttccggacagtgacatgtgtatacaacttgcaggtaagatcaataaacaatgaatatcatgatgaaacaataacatgttcagatctgagatcatggcactcgggccctagtgacaagcattaagcatagcaagttgcaacaacaataacttcacaaactttatagatagactaatcataatgtatcatccatcggatcccaacaaacacaacaccgattacatcagatgaatctcaatcatgtaaggcagctcatgagaccattgtattgaagtacatgggggagagtataccgacatagctatcgctagaacccgtagtccatgggggaactactcacggagcatgatggaggcggtggcgttgatggagatggcttccggggcacttccccgtccggcaggtgccgggacagagactctgtcccccgaattggagtttcgcgatggcggcggcgcccctggagtctttctggagtttcgtcaattggtccggtgtttttaggtcgaaagggattttataggcgaagaggcggcgcaggggggcacctgggggcgccacaccctaggccggcgcggccagggtctggcccgcgccgccatgtggtgtggtggccccctggcccctctccgactcttcttcggtgttctggagccttccgggaaaaataggaggtttggcgttgatttcgtc
It includes:
- the LOC127294838 gene encoding GDSL esterase/lipase At5g45910; protein product: MALFSRLLLALAAVLLVAVTGEADSGGGQAWFDRVFSFGDSLTDTGNSAILPATAGGPFTNAPYGQTHFKRPGAGGRASNVVVDSIVELLKLPYLASRSVDGFRRRSLTDTRNAAILPATARSGQTRLKSTSNRASDGRLVIDFIVESLELPQPTPYLAGKTANDFLQGVNFAVGGATALDMAFLKSKGITSFVPISLSNQTTWFNGVLKLLNSTRNEQRKMMASSLFYIGEIGFNDYSFALMNNDTAGLAESLVPDIIRVIRSALIDVIDAGARRIVVAGMIPMGCEPELLALLPSGASGYYDTESGCIARFNRLAQLHNRALNRMLSKLRRAYRRTSIYYGDLYTPVTAIVSSPGEYGFGSEPLAACCGGGGGPYNFNFAFFCGTPLSTTCADPSKSVSWDGIHYTEAANKFVADTMFNGL